The Thermoanaerobaculia bacterium genome contains the following window.
CGGAGTCTTCGGGCGTCCAGCCGCCGTCCGCCCAGTCGGTCGCCGAGATTCGCGCGAAGAGGGGGAGCTCCGGCGGCCAGATCTCGCGGACCGCCGCCGCGACCCGGAGCGGCAGGCGCGCGCGGTTCTCGAAGCTCCCTCCGTACTCGTCGCCGCGGCGGTTGGCGAGCGGAGAGAGGAACTCGTGCAGCAGATACCCGTGCGCCATGTGCAGCTCCACGACGCGGAAGCCGGCGGCGAGAGCGAGCTTCGCCGAGCCGGCGAAGTCGTGGACGATCGCGTCGATCTCCCCCGCGGAGAGCCCCCGCGGCGCCGGATATCGTCCGAACGGAATCGCGCTCGGCGCGAGCGTCTCCCACGCTCCTTCGTCCGCCGCGAGCGGCGCGCCCCCCTCCCAGGGGACGCGCGTCGAAGCCTTGCGTCCGGCGTGGGCGAGCTGGATGCCGGGGACGGCGCCGCGAGCCTCCATGAATTCGACGAGCGGACGGAACGCCTTCGCCTGATCCGGGGACCAGAGCCCGCTGTCCGCGGGAGTGATGCGCCCCTCGGGCGACACGGCCGTCGCCTCGACCATCACGAGCGCGGCGCCCCCGACGGCGCGGCTCCCGAGGTGCACGAAATGCCAGGCGTTCGGCATCCCGTCGCGGCTCGAGTACTGGCACATCGGCGACACGAAGACGCGGTGACGGAACGCCGTCCCGCGCAATGTGAACGGATCGAACAGTCGAGGCATCGTCGCTTCCCCCTCCCGATTCTCACGGATCGCGCCGCCCGCGCGCAGGAGTACGCGCCGTTCGATCGCTTCGGAAGATATACGCGAATGCCCCGATTGATGCCCATGGATCAGGAAAGAAAAGGGGCACGCGCGTAGAGTCGAATCGTCATCACCCCGGCCCGCGCGCCGGAAAGGAGGATCGATGACCTACCTGAAGAACTTCCAGAACGTCGCCTCCGAGAACGATTTCTTCCGGAACGT
Protein-coding sequences here:
- a CDS encoding oxidoreductase; this encodes MPRLFDPFTLRGTAFRHRVFVSPMCQYSSRDGMPNAWHFVHLGSRAVGGAALVMVEATAVSPEGRITPADSGLWSPDQAKAFRPLVEFMEARGAVPGIQLAHAGRKASTRVPWEGGAPLAADEGAWETLAPSAIPFGRYPAPRGLSAGEIDAIVHDFAGSAKLALAAGFRVVELHMAHGYLLHEFLSPLANRRGDEYGGSFENRARLPLRVAAAVREIWPPELPLFARISATDWADGGWTPEDS